One region of Ptychodera flava strain L36383 chromosome 3 unlocalized genomic scaffold, AS_Pfla_20210202 Scaffold_27__1_contigs__length_13241970_pilon, whole genome shotgun sequence genomic DNA includes:
- the LOC139126168 gene encoding uncharacterized protein, translating to MAATTNSVVPETKYGAITSRSTTPDDLLGLNWDVILSEWETRAPLLLDVLQSVTANDYTHKDYTFRPENHPVVAFSGATLLFQRNNNLSLVNYAVGMVLDHGGATDETISIMNKLGCSVSKSSIYKKKKELTKKHTEMKEDMFQKQVTQVQNVFLKKAYIQIVLQRN from the exons ATGGCTGCCACCACAAACAGCGTAGTGCCGGAAACAAAATATG GTGCCATCACATCTCGGTCAACGACACCAGATGATCTGCTTGGCTTAAACTGGGATGTTATCCTGAGTGAATGGGAGACTAG GGCACCTCTACTATTGGATGTACTGCAGTCTGTTACTGCAAATGATTACACACACAAGGATTATACATTCAGACCAGAGAATCATCCTGTAGTTGCATTCAGTGGAGCAACCCTCCTTTTCCAAAGAAACAATAACTTGTCACTAGTTAACTATGCTGTTGGTATGGTGTTAGACCATGGAGGTGCTACAGATGAA ACAATATCTATCATGAACAAGCTTGGCTGTAGTGTATCAAAAAGCAGCATatacaagaagaagaaagaacTGACCAAGAAACACACAGAAATGAAAGAAGACATGTTTCAGAAGCAAGTGACTCAAGTACAAAATGTATTTCTGAAGAAAG CTTATATACAGATTGTTTTACAAAGAAACTAG